A genome region from Coffea arabica cultivar ET-39 chromosome 7e, Coffea Arabica ET-39 HiFi, whole genome shotgun sequence includes the following:
- the LOC113701447 gene encoding acyl transferase 4-like, with protein MDFNVTRSGHGLVPPSQPTPSAEVLDLSVIDRQPVLRCNARTLHVFSHASAATAAAAASPARVIRQAFAKALVPYYPLAGRLKLGSTDHTRLQIECSGEGIWMVEAKADRSLAELDYFENVMSIPGDAVDRLLPPPPPPADGLDPLVLVQITQFSCNGFVMGLTFCHAICDGLGAAQFVKAVGEMARGAEKPSITPSWNRDLIQSPSLEAYLKSIPSILSPLPPPIPPDQLEHVTLDIPLEEINRQKQKFRNQTNGQKCSAFDIVAANFWRHRTRAISDSLKENDELKLVFFANCRYHLSQPLPRGFYGNCFFPVTVTASCGMLKRASMVHVVKNIQEAKAGLASEFAKWMNGGGQDVDPFLPPPLYTTLFLSEWGRLGFKEVDYGWGPPVQVVPIQGSGVIPVGIVGSLPSSQGPGVRLMTWCVEKAHLQPLANWPTGLDD; from the exons ATGGATTTTAATGTGACAAGATCAGGTCATGGGCTGGTTCCGCCTTCACAGCCAACACCATCTGCTGAAGTTCTTGATCTCTCAGTTATTGATAGACAGCCAGTCCTACGTTGTAATGCTCGAACCCTGCATGTATTCAGCCATGCAAGTGCAGctacagcagcagcagcagccagTCCAGCTCGAGTCATTCGACAGGCTTTTGCCAAGGCATTGGTCCCTTATTATCCTTTGGCTGGAAGGCTGAAATTAGGTTCGACCGACCACACCAGGCTTCAGATTGAGTGTTCTGGAGAAGGGATTTGGATGGTGGAGGCTAAAGCTGATCGTAGCCTTGCagaattggattattttgaaaATGTGATGTCCATTCCCGGTGATGCAGTTGATCGACTTCtaccacctcctcctcctccagctGATGGTCTAGATCCACTCGTCCTAGTGCAg ATAACACAATTTTCATGCAACGGGTTCGTGATGGGCCTGACATTCTGCCACGCAATTTGTGATGGGCTGGGAGCTGCACAATTCGTGAAAGCAGTAGGTGAGATGGCCAGAGGAGCCGAGAAGCCCAGCATCACACCATCATGGAACAGGGACTTGATCCAATCTCCATCACTTGAAGCTTATCTCAAATCAATCCCCAGCATCCTGTCACCCCTTCCCCCACCCATTCCTCCAGACCAATTGGAACATGTTACCTTAGACATTCCTTTGGAAGAAATCAACAGGCAAAAACAAAAATTCCGAAATCAAACAAACGGCCAAAAATGCTCCGCCTTCGACATAGTAGCAGCCAATTTTTGGAGGCATCGAACGCGAGCCATTAGCGACAGCTTGAAGGAGAACGACGAATTGAAACTCGTCTTTTTTGCAAATTGTCGTTACCACTTGAGCCAACCCCTTCCCCGAGGCTTTTACGGTAACTGTTTTTTCCCAGTTACCGTTACAGCCTCGTGTGGGATGCTCAAACGGGCATCCATGGTCCATGTGGTGAAAAATATTCAAGAGGCCAAGGCCGGTCTAGCAAGCGAATTTGCCAAGTGGATGAATGGTGGGGGCCAGGATGTGGACCCCTTCTTACCCCCTCCTCTCTATACAACATTGTTCCTTTCGGAGTGGGGCCGGCTTGGTTTTAAGGAAGTTGATTATGGATGGGGCCCCCCTGTCCAGGTTGTTCCGATACAGGGCTCCGGCGTCATTCCAGTTGGCATTGTGGGCTCCTTACCTTCTTCCCAGGGACCAGGCGTCCGGCTAATGACGTGGTGCGTCGAGAAGGCCCATCTCCAGCCCCTGGCTAACTGGCCCACGGGCCTGGATGACTAA